In a genomic window of Gloeocapsopsis dulcis:
- a CDS encoding ferric reductase-like transmembrane domain-containing protein, whose translation MSHFQLIWLSSAIALLSTGILTVTAVLGASLTLRTTQKLQLTRGQAFKYHRFISILGIALVLLHPIPLVFAQSTTGVSFAAIFVPFLAAKKVTIIAVGVFALYVLLVILVSSLYMKYLKQKLWRVLHYGSYLFFGLGFWHGLSISDQFEPNAEVSLLDPKKIVLEVEIVVLLLLVLWRIVRHRNQHQSTR comes from the coding sequence ATGTCGCATTTCCAGCTCATCTGGCTTTCCAGTGCGATCGCTTTGCTAAGTACAGGGATTTTGACGGTTACGGCAGTCTTGGGTGCTTCTCTCACTTTACGGACAACACAGAAGCTCCAGCTTACACGAGGGCAAGCATTTAAGTACCACCGTTTCATCTCCATCCTAGGAATTGCGCTGGTTCTGCTTCATCCGATTCCCCTAGTTTTTGCTCAATCAACCACAGGTGTAAGCTTTGCCGCTATCTTTGTTCCGTTTCTGGCAGCGAAGAAAGTAACCATCATTGCAGTCGGTGTGTTTGCTCTCTACGTTCTGCTGGTCATTTTAGTTTCCTCGCTCTACATGAAGTATTTGAAGCAGAAACTATGGCGCGTGCTGCATTACGGCAGCTATTTGTTTTTTGGTTTAGGATTTTGGCACGGTTTATCTATTTCTGACCAATTTGAGCCAAATGCAGAAGTAAGCTTGTTAGACCCGAAGAAAATAGTCCTAGAAGTAGAGATTGTTGTTTTACTCTTGCTTGTGCTGTGGCGCATTGTGCGACATCGAAATCAGCATCAATCAACAAGGTAA